CCACCGAGATCGGCCTGCCCGTCCATGTGCTCCCGACTTGGTACGACGTGGACGACGCCCATGCCCTGCGGCTGCTCCATGGCGAATTGATCGCCGGCATTCCATTCGGCCCCGCGCCCCATGCCCGGGGCGACGCGCGCAACAGCACCAACCTCCTGAGGCGCCTCCTCGCCCACGCCGACCTCGCCGAACGGCTGGGCTTGCCCGTCGCCGACACCGATCCGCTTTGCCGCCGCGCGTCCTGAGCGCGACTGCCCCTGACTTCCAGCAACGGACCTTGCCGATGAATGCTCTCACCCCCGGCGCACCCGCCGTCTCGCGACGCTATTTCGAGCGGGCGGAAACGGAGCGCACCAGCGTGCCGGTGCGAAAGCCGGTCTGCCTCTATCTGGAGACCACGAACCGCTGCAACCTACTCTGCACGACCTGCCCGCGCACTTATGAGGAGCTTGAACCGCCCGCGGACATGAGCTGGGAGCTGTTCACCTCCATCGTGGACCAGATCCCCGATCTCGAACGCTGCGTCCTCCATGGCGTCGGCGAGCCGATGCTGGTGCCGGACCTCGACCGCATGGTCCGCTACCTGAAGGACCGCGGCACCTACGTCTTGTTCAACACCAACGGCACGGTACTGACCGAGAAGAACGGCCGCGCCATGATCGCCGCCGGCCTCGACGAACTGCGCGTCTCCCTCGATGCCGCCAACGCGCATTCCTACCGCGCCATCCGGGGCAAGAACTATTTCGACCGCATCCTGAAGAACGTCCGCGCCTTCCGCGAGCTTCAGGAGCGCGAGGGCCACACCAATCCCCGCGTCTCCGCCTGGCTCACCGGGCTCAAGGAGACGATCTGTGAGCTGCCGGACTTCGTGCGCGTGGCGGCGGACCTCGGCGTGCGGGAAGTCTATCTCCAGCG
The nucleotide sequence above comes from Xanthobacter flavus. Encoded proteins:
- a CDS encoding radical SAM protein — encoded protein: MNALTPGAPAVSRRYFERAETERTSVPVRKPVCLYLETTNRCNLLCTTCPRTYEELEPPADMSWELFTSIVDQIPDLERCVLHGVGEPMLVPDLDRMVRYLKDRGTYVLFNTNGTVLTEKNGRAMIAAGLDELRVSLDAANAHSYRAIRGKNYFDRILKNVRAFRELQEREGHTNPRVSAWLTGLKETICELPDFVRVAADLGVREVYLQRLVFFEQEAIGRARPDQALYEQINTDEAAYIAEAARVAAELGMVFSASGAASEPGMSLKRSEDGSPWSMCRRPWTVMYFTANGRALPCCIAPFSQRGYENYTLGDATTQPLSDIWHGDAYKAFRAGLLSETPPAACANCGLRWSL